From one Flavobacteriales bacterium genomic stretch:
- a CDS encoding class I SAM-dependent methyltransferase: protein METLTSCPICNCSDLTEALRIPDSQHSKEWFTLVDCASCGIRFTNPRPTPISIGRYYSSLEYLSHNAEGPGALALLYRIARRFSLVLKNRMIRAFASDGNLLDFGCGSGDFLDHMHHLGYRVLGVEPSQRAREQAALRGLTTLASLEELPSESSFRVITLWHVLEHLHDPRATLSALCNCLESGGLLVIAVPDRESADAEFYGAYWAAWDVPRHLWHFRKQDIRRLVESCGLTISSERRMWLDAYYISLLSERAKGRSTVAAWLMAITIGSYSNLKAWLFNGSASSSLLFARKP, encoded by the coding sequence ATGGAAACACTTACTTCTTGTCCTATCTGCAACTGCAGCGACTTAACTGAGGCGCTCAGGATTCCGGATTCTCAGCACTCCAAAGAATGGTTCACTCTTGTCGATTGCGCATCCTGTGGAATCCGGTTCACTAATCCACGACCAACCCCAATCTCCATCGGCCGTTACTACAGCTCACTGGAATATCTCTCCCACAATGCCGAGGGTCCAGGTGCATTGGCCCTTCTATATCGCATCGCCCGGCGATTCTCGTTAGTGCTCAAAAACCGGATGATTCGTGCATTTGCCTCTGACGGCAATTTGCTCGACTTCGGCTGTGGTTCGGGGGATTTTCTTGACCACATGCACCATTTGGGCTATCGGGTTCTCGGTGTCGAGCCCAGTCAGCGAGCACGTGAGCAGGCTGCCCTTCGGGGTCTGACCACCCTCGCCTCCCTCGAGGAACTGCCAAGTGAATCAAGTTTTCGCGTCATCACACTCTGGCACGTCCTTGAGCACTTGCACGATCCGAGAGCAACGCTCTCGGCGCTTTGCAATTGCCTTGAATCAGGTGGCCTCCTTGTCATTGCCGTTCCTGACCGAGAAAGCGCTGACGCCGAATTCTATGGCGCGTACTGGGCTGCCTGGGATGTTCCTCGACACTTATGGCACTTTCGCAAACAAGACATAAGGCGCCTTGTAGAATCATGCGGCTTAACGATTTCCTCTGAAAGGCGCATGTGGCTCGATGCCTATTACATCTCTCTTCTTAGCGAGAGGGCCAAGGGGCGCTCCACGGTTGCCGCTTGGCTGATGGCCATTACCATAGGAAGCTACTCGAACCTGAAAGCTTGGTTGTTCAACGGGTCAGCTTCAAGTTCACTGCTGTTTGCCCGGAAGCCATGA